In Cryomorphaceae bacterium, the following proteins share a genomic window:
- a CDS encoding LexA family transcriptional regulator: protein MSLAQNIRYLRKKNDLTQEQLARKLGLNRPAIGAYEEGRAEPRLKTLQALAHFFEVSLDQLVNEDLETGKATEPTALPLRILSITIDRQTGRETIPLVPVKAAAGYLNGYGDIDYVESLPQFQMPFPELGAERSYRIFQTRGDSMLPVPHGAYVIGRFTEDWQQIKNGHCYVLVTLSEGVVYKRVYKHLKKPGVLVLHSDNSAYSPYEVPLKDVREIWEATGFTSFQLPRENEQTMSMQQLTSAFLELKKEIGEMKSNQKN, encoded by the coding sequence ATGTCACTCGCACAAAACATTCGTTATCTGCGTAAAAAGAACGACTTAACCCAGGAGCAACTGGCGCGCAAGTTAGGCCTGAACCGCCCTGCCATCGGAGCTTATGAAGAAGGGCGCGCCGAACCCCGCCTCAAAACCTTGCAGGCGTTGGCGCACTTTTTTGAAGTGAGCCTGGATCAGCTTGTAAACGAAGATTTGGAGACTGGAAAGGCAACGGAGCCAACAGCTTTGCCCCTGCGTATTTTATCGATTACAATCGATCGTCAAACGGGTCGCGAAACCATTCCGCTGGTACCGGTAAAGGCCGCGGCGGGCTACCTCAACGGCTACGGAGATATTGATTATGTGGAGAGCCTTCCGCAGTTTCAGATGCCTTTTCCGGAGCTGGGAGCCGAGCGTAGCTATCGCATTTTTCAAACCCGTGGCGACAGTATGCTGCCCGTTCCGCATGGGGCCTATGTGATTGGGCGCTTTACCGAAGACTGGCAACAAATAAAAAACGGCCACTGCTATGTGCTGGTTACGCTGAGTGAGGGCGTGGTGTACAAGCGTGTGTACAAGCACCTGAAAAAGCCCGGTGTGCTGGTGCTTCACTCCGACAATTCCGCGTACAGCCCCTACGAAGTACCCCTTAAAGATGTGCGCGAAATATGGGAAGCCACAGGGTTTACCAGCTTTCAATTACCGCGCGAAAACGAACAAACCATGAGCATGCAGCAGCTCACCTCCGCATTCCTCGAACTCAAAAAAGAAATCGGTGAGATGAAGTCGAACCAA